The genomic DNA CGTGATAAAGGTGTCTGGGTGGTAAAATTTTCACCTTGCATAATCCAAAATATGAACCCAACTCTTCAAAATCTTTAGTAATGATCTCTGGGTGATGCAATGGATAGCGACAGTATTTGTTTGTCCATGGGTATAAAGATGTGAAATCTACGTATTTAATTTTGTCTTCATTTTCAACTTTGTGGTACAGTTTTGTCGTGTCTGTTCGCCCGCcctgtaaatgaaaaaaaaaagataataataattaaaatgaagaaagaaaataaaaatggtgacaaaaagacaaacaatagagcAATCaagataaatgattttttttcttatatattttttttaaataaggatGGTATACTTACAAAAAAGGCAAGACGAGGATCAAGACGTTCTTCGATATCCAGATTACCCGCAAATAGTTTCAGTCCCTCGTTTGATTTCAATTGACTAGCGAAATCGTGCTCCCATATCCTGCGATATCTATAGCCAAGTTCTCGTATGGTCTTCTCCCTTTTTTTGGTCACCACATACAGTTCTTCCATCGATTGTTTCGTTAATGATGTTTTCGTTCCGCTTCTTTCACAcggaaaacattttttacagCCATGCCAAAGACACTGAAACAGAAGATTAAACAGTAAATGACAGTTCACCTTTTGGTAAGAAAAAACGCGTTATTAAGTGACGCCCCCATGATAACGTTTCCCTCAATACGCGTGTCTATGTTATCCGTTAAAACGCGTATCAATAATCTGTGCTCTCACGGCGGCGGTGGCGGGCGCGcgggcgggcgggcgggcgggcgggcggGCAGGCGGCCTCCCCCCTTCCCCCCTCCGTAACAAAGGAAAAACTTACCCCTAAAAATTCAAAGACTTCGTTGGTTTCTTGACAGTACCCATCGACATGAAACTTTGTTCCAGGAATTTTAAACTCCCCTCGATTCAAGGCATGTTGAATAGACATCTTTTCTTCTTTCATCATCCATTCGAGCCATACTATCGAGCTTTTGCTATGATTGTATCTTTTGGTGTATCCCTCTGATGGTACGTGGGCCAGCGGACTTTTGACGAATTTTCGCTGACCAAATTTACTCTGTGGATTTTCGGAGAGAAATGTTTCGGAAGACTTCCAAGTGTCATGATCTAAAACGTCGAATCCTTTCTCTGTAAATGTCATGGGTATCTGGTCGATATCGTCAGTGTCTTGCCTCAATACTTCCACGTcatattgttcttttaaaaaattagtCTTGTAAACACCCATGCACACACTTGCAATGGTCACATAATCTAAAACATCAACCCCTTGTCCGTGTGTGTTTTTCGTTTTCCCCGTTCCTGTCACCTCCAACATCAAATCACGAAATCTTAACACTCCTTCCCTCAAGATCGTCGTATCACTGCAACAGTATTCTTTCATTTCTTTAGCAAAGTCAAATACTTCGTTTGTTTTCGTTTTGTACCACGACAAAAAATCACTCCTGTCATCTTTACTCATGTAGTCGCAACCGTAATATGTACTGTCCGGGTATGGGCCAATGTAATTTTGGTTTTCCATTGTATTGAAAAAATGAGGAAAGTAGCCTTTTTTCAATTCCTTTAGTCCAAACGCTTTCGGAATTTTCGATAACTTCATGGGTAAAAAGTTCAACGAATCCAAAACTCGGATGTTTAAACCCCGATTTATCGCCATGTACATGATTTTGGATCCATTGAAGATAACGTCTGGGCGAATAGAATTCTTTATCAACCAGTCAATCAGAAAATAATTATCGTAACCAGATCCATTGTGAGACAACACAACTGCGTTTGTGTACTGCTCCGTAAAAACCCGTCTACAGAATGCATCAGTGGCGTGTTCACCGCGAAATATTTTTTCCCTAAAACCACATGTTTTGAAACATGGTTCTTTCTTAAATTCTTTCTTGTCCTTTTTATCACACATCGAGCAGCGAACACCACAAAAGTTACATTTTGGTTCATTAGATATCTGTTTGTCTTTACAGTGGTCACATGCTGTTTGCATACAGATGAAATTCACTTTATGTTCTTTTGAACCACACCAAGATTTGCCGCAGTTTTGACAAAGTGTACACTGATTGCACGCTTCCTCTTTGTCTTTACAATTTTGGCATCTCGAAGTGGATGGTAGATTCCCGTTTTCACATTGTAGGAGTGTGTCTTGTGTCGTTTCACAATCGAAGAATATCATTTGTCTGTCCGTTCTCTCGGTATTGATTGCCCTCTGGTAGCATAAATGTTCTTCGGGTTTATAATCATGGCAACacccacatttccattctccgCATTGGTGAAGTTCGGGTGGGCGTTCCTCTCGGACTAGTACTTTTCTACAAGTTTTACACTCGTATTTTTTACCACATTCCGTGTAAGAAATTCCTTTCTTTGTTATCTTTTCCTCTATGTGCCTTTGAAAACAAGCGATGGATCTACACGTTCTATTGCAAGCCCGACAAGACAAACTGTTCCCTGTCAGAACACAATCCAAACTGCAGCATACGGTACAATGCGTTTGGCAAGAATGTTGATCTTTGACACTGTACGGTTTAAGACAGTCTGTACAGAAGTAGCTACAAGAAAAGAAGCCCGATATACTCAATATGGCTGCAAAGTGTCCACAATCGTTCTCTTCAATAAGGTAGAGAAATACCTTTTTTCTGTCCGTTTCTCCTTCACCAACACGAATGAATTTGTTACCTAGTTTTGATGAAATGACTAAAATTTGCAAGTCCACCACCTTTTCAAAGCGTTCTATGTCATTAATGCTACATTGTTTTTCCGTACTGACATCGGCTAATACACAGAGACGTTTCGCAAAATTAATACATTCCTTTCTCCCCTTATCAATGACATGATTGTAGAACCATTTCGGGGTGGTTCTGTGTTTCAGAACTTTATCTACCATACACTCTGTGTCGTCTGACGTCAGTGTTCGCCATTCACTAGGGGATACAACGCGACAGGTTTTCAGGAAGCAAAGCGATATTGCCATAGGCATGCACATTGTGTCACTAGGCCTACTGACAATAGAACGTTTACGTTGTAAACTGTTATCGTCACCCGtcaattttgtaatataaactCGACCACCACCGGACGGAATATCTATTCGCCCTACCGTAACAGAAAAACTATCGTCTACAGGTAGCTCTTCGTTGCTTTGCAAGACTTTGCTTATTTCATCCATCACCGTGGAGGCATCCATTGTATTAAGTTCTTGTAAAGGGACGACGATTGGGTCCGTTAAACCATTATGTTCGATGATAAGTCGGGCAAGACTGTTGTCTTGAGATCCTACACGGACTTGACCGAGAACATCGTCGAATACGTTGTGTAAATCGTCGACTATGTCCGTCAGTTTTTTATTCTGCAACTGATTAGAAAATTTAACTTCATATGTAATGTCTGTAGCCCCATTGTTGGCATAGATGCGTTCTCTTTTCTTGTGAAATGTGTGTGTTGTAGGGTTGTCGTCACCGGCACCATACTGGTCGGAGGGGAAACTTGCTTTTTTAGCTGGAGGTGGTGTGTAAACGTCAGATGAATCGGGAATGGAGAAGGTCCTTTTATTAGAGTTGATAGTCGGTTCTATATGATTTTTGTCAGGAGGAGTGTCATCAAATAAACTCAAGTCAAAATCTTGAATTGTCTCGTGATATAACATGTGAAACTCGTAGTTTTCTTGGTTACTTAACCATTCTCCACATGTCATGCATTTGAAATCCATTGGACTGGTTTGTCTTAAATGAGTTAAGCGGAGTTGAACATACGGATCGTTCTCCAAACCATAGGCTTGAACAAAAATCAGCAGTTGATCAGTGGACGTAAAACAGTTTATGATGTCTGTTAGAATCGGACCCCCTTCCATCTGAGAAGAGAAATGTGAtacaaaataagttaaaaaaaaataatgatataaaagggggggggcaacTAGCTTCAGATTATAGTAGAGGGAATGTTTCTCAAATCCTGCTTATTTATCATTACTATACCAGATACATGTTGCAGTGATGATATATTCGATCAAGTAAGATGTATAACAACAAAAAGGTGGCAATTGAAGttcatatatacacatatatatttagagGAGATAAGACAAACCACTAgttcatatttacatttttatttttcttcaatttcaaCATAGATTTTATAACACTAATAATATTATCTTTCCTACTCTCTTTTATCtctcaaaacacacacacacacacacacagatAGTGTAAACGTCTAACAACCCTCACAGATGAAACCGTGCTTAAAGCAATCTATATAcattaaatttacaaaagtcAAACGTATAACTGgctattaaactttaaaattgtaacactatcaaaaataaatttacaagtCGTAAAAATCCCGTTAACATTTgatttgaattaatttattgAGTATTAGACGAGAAAATGGGGTATTGTATTTCACTCATTGTTGTTGACCTTaaagtagttttttttaaataactgtaAAAGTGTTTACATGTTACGGTTGACAAAACGGTATATAGGATTCACACTAAAAATGTAGCCTTATACGAACAGATattgaaactgaaaaaaaaatcataaaaataaatgatataaaaacaatataactaatactacatgaagaaataaaaacaataggtaTCAGTTCACACACGGACATTGGGTGTTGAGACGCATCTCAACATCCTACTGTTCGTTGATTCTGACGGATATCGTAACATCTGAAAGTTATCACTGACAGGTGTGTCTACTGGTGTTTCCGGATGCCTTCTTGATGTTCTTGGACGCATCCGGCGTTTGCAATACCATATCAGTAAGGTAAGTACAACCCCGCCCAAGCAGCTCAATAGTttgtctgaaataaaatataaaaatcattagTGAAGAGATTTCAACTTTTGtcacacaaacacacacacacacacacacaggtTCATGCTATAACTGTTGAGACCATGTAGTAATATctaaattgttttctgtttctgttttttttcaaacaattgaCAATTCCAAATATTAAAACtttccaatattttattttaatttttttcatacctAGCACATCCATAAAAGTTGTTGTTGCTGCTAGGGGAGGGCATTCGTTCTCCTTCACCGGCACTACAACCCTATTACCCCTTGTAGGTAAAATGGGATGGAGGTTCTGGGGTTCTAATGCCTTtccttcttcttctttttcttcttcctcgTCCGTCCTCACTGAAAAACAATGTGGaagtcaaaattaaaaagaacgATATCAAGTTTATTATTATATCTGTTGTCAGCTGGTGTATGTACACAGCATTCACGTAACGAAGTCATGTttgtaagaatattttttttattttttttttaaacaaacaaaaaaatggaacatttttcatatttcgaATGAAATGTGTTAAAAAGGGTTTCacttgataatatttatttggGTTCACCATCTaaaaggcatattttaatttacacaatttatttttattcgaaCAAACTCCTCCCTAATCCTAgtttcattttgatataataGTTTATAGCTTCGTGTATAATGTCTGACACATTATATTGCATAGAACGATAGTGCTATATTAACCGGCAGTCTCTGTTACCAATCATTTAACACTGATAATCCTCTTTTATTGCTTTGCGACATTAAATTACTCCTATTAATAAAAAGAGTGTATGAATACTATGGTTTTgggaaaacaaagaaattgaCCCCAcgttgacattatttttttttcatttatcatattCTCTCCCCCATCAATAgtaccccctccccctttttatttctcttttacGATTGTGTTTTATATAGAGTAGATAATATGGTAAATTAATTTGCATATAACTGTGCCTTTTAGTGAtacctttttttaaacaaatattaaagtgTCTTtcgaaataaaacatttttataataaagtctTTGAGTTTCTTTACAGAGTATTCCACCCTTCCCTAATCCGATTCTCTCTTATTGGTTGAAGTTTACATAACTTACCTTCACAATTACGGAGTTGTACGTCTCCTGCCACTTCAATCGTCGTCCCCTTTCCACATTCCACTCTTTTAATGTAGGGAGGAATTTTCACGCACATTCCGGGAAAATTAcactttaaaaaagttgacgATAGTTTTGTGCACCGTGTATGAGACAGGGTGCACAAACTCTCAGTATTTAAAACTATAATTCCAATAAAGacagtaaaaaagaaaaaaacgcGTGCAGTCTCCATTACGGTAACTTGATCTGATATGACTAGCGCGGGGTCATCACCTCTAAGagtttgagaaaaaaagttcGAACATAACCACCCCCTCTTGGGATAAAACAAAAGTGGGATGGGGAGGGGGGAAGTGAGAGAGGGGTATTctgatattatgattttttcacGACCCTTTTCGggtcatgatttttttgtttttgtttgggtGGGTGTGTATACTATGCGCATCATGTCTTTgtagcattattttttttgacgaTTACAGGGGTATGCTGTAATTATCCCCCCATCTAGTCTCGTAACAACGAgaacattaaagtaaatataacCAGTAACCATTGAAATTCCAGTGgctcttttaaattttttgaaaaaaactaccCTATCTGACATGACTGTTCTTTCACAAGGATTTTGCATAGTCAGATGGAGTAATTCTAAAACCCCTTTCTCGTCAAAAAATTTACTCTTAGTCGTGTATACGTGGGTATACACGTGCCTTTCTAAAACATGCTTTGTCAAATGCATAGTGTACACGAAATGAATTtcatctttttcaattttgatagacCTAGTTCGAAATATATGATTATTCATAGTTTTTTGGCGTTActttttgttacaaaataaatttaaacaatcaTTGGTTCTTCTTACTGTGAATGTTGGCCACTCAAATTTTTTACATTGATAAGGTGgtgaacattttatataaaaacgaaGATGGCGCAATTTCTTTGGACATCTGCCTCtctcttttaaaacaaagtcaagtaaattattaattttgattacTTGTTCGTTTGGGAAATAAAGacaacattaatttttttagatGACCAGTTCGGGACAGGTGTATATACCGATACATTTCACAATAGTATGCAAGTACAATACAGAGTTGGGGTCACGGATAGTTCGGTCAACAATATTTAGAACAAAAGGAAATATTGATACCGTAAAGATTTTTTACAAAAGGAacacatctgcttttttttattgtcatcgTTTAAGTTACctgttttctaaaaataatcatattaagTCATTTCTTTCTTcttcaaatcatataaaaacattCGTACTTGTATAGCAACACACACACTCTCCAAAATCGAGAAAATGGCAGAAGAATTTCTTGAAAAGCGCGATCATGATGAATTTGAAAAACTCCTAAGAGAAATAAGTGACGGCTGCGATCTTTTCGAAAAAAGGTACTTATCCCTCCCCCTCCCCTCCCCATTAAGGATTATGACTCAAACATTTAATTCGTACCAAATATAAGATATGGAATGatgtgcaaatgagacaactttccccCTCATCCAAAACCAAATCTCGTCAaagttaatataaataacacatttcACTTTCTGCAAAATGCATACATTCTTTTCTAAATAAGGGCTATTTTACAATTCTGATGAATTCCTTCCTTCTCTTTAGCATGACACCTCCAGTTTGCAATCTTGGTGAAGAAATTGAAGATACCAGGCATTTTAAATTTCCAACTCTACCGAGTCCCGAATACCGTGAGAATGACCCATGGCTACCGTTTAGTACACAGACTGTAAGCTTAACTCCAAGTGTGTAAGTctcaaaattaattatttactagtcaaaattttgttttattaacgtGAACATTTTGTTAATGAAAAGATATTTAATTCTCTCTTTAAAGATTATTAGGAAAACGTGTTATTTCATAAtacagtttatatattttttgtgttatagaATGGTTTCCGAGGGCCCGATTTCGATGGAGACACAATGTCAGTCACCAGATTGGGGTGACACCCATACATTTCCACTTTTTAACTTCTCTGGAAAGACAGTCGGAAAAGGATGCAGGTACGTGTATCATATTTAACACTTTAAGtctattttaattgttaatgGATCATTCATTATATGACATGTAATTTGAGTAATCCCTCTTTGTACAGAATATTTAAATGGATTAAATTCCAAAACTGTGGGATTATCGTCAAAATAACACAACAgacatattataaatatagacacacaggtacatatatatgtatcaacacgcgtatacatgtatattattcaaataaccccttttttatacatgttttttcctaatatcacatattttttttccagcTCCGTCCCCTACGATAAAATAGTTAAACTTGAAAAACGAATGCGATGTAAAACTAAGAAGACAAATGAAGGTACAACTTTATTggaggaattaaaaaaaatacaggggAAGATAGAAGATAATTTAAAGGAGGCCAGCCGCTTAACAGACCAAATAGAAAAAGCAGTGATCGGGAAAAAAGTTACATTCTCAAACTTaaggacaatgtaaaaaaaacctgattgtGTGACTGTGTGTGTGTGCCCAGGATTCTATCAGTATATGGACATACATTGTAATTATGCTATATCTATGGAACTCTTTTAAACAATTATGTAGATTTACTGTAATCAGcagattaaatatatttttgtcatgttgtggttaataaaacatataaattttttcaaaatatttgagttGATTCTTACCACAAATTTCACGTTGAATATTTGAACACAAATAGAGAAATTCTTGTATTAACTGTTAGTCTCTCTAGTCTTTCAAGCtcacatatttttgtattacgTCTTTTAGATTGGATTGAGCTTTTATACCGACCCTCTTCGATAGAAACCCCCCTCAACATCTGTCATCTATATtatgatacttttaaaaattggcgGAATATTCCACAAACATTATAAACCCCACACCCTCAAAGAAGCACGAAAGCTATAACACCCCAACACTTGACATTTATAAATTGATGACATATCTATTTAGTTGGGGTTCAAATATTATACACCCCAAATAAAGACATCTGCCGTTAATGAGTCATGCCCATGTATGATATTGGGGAGGGTGTAAGAAACCACTACTCTACTTACCaggattatataatttagtacgcgtcgcatttcgtctacatatagactcatcagtgacgctcacgtcaaaatatttataaagccaaacaagtataaatacACGTTAATGAGATAGTAAACCATCAACACAAATAATAATACGACGCTTGTAATCTTGAACTCTGAACGCGATCTCGGTCAAACAATGATAAAACTTTTGAGGtgtgtcgtacaagtgagagatttagcgctataaaaccaggttcaattcaccattttctacatttgaaaatgcctgtaccaagtcaggaatatgacagttgttgtcaattcgtttgatgtgttttatcatttaattttgccacTGATTTGATTAAGGAATTTCTGTTTTaagttttcctcggagttcagtatttttgagattttactttttagatacACTCTGAGGACGATACCccgaatatacatgtatatctagaCCTGttaccttctgttgttgtctgtgCGGTGGTTGGTTTGTTGTCAGTTGACACATAGTCATTCCCTTAtttccaatctcaattttatgtatatctAGTTAACACCGAGATGATAATTTTCAATggagaatgaaaattttcaatatttaggaAGGGGGTCATTCGCTGATTTGATCATATATGTTATAGAAAAGCAGGATAAATGCAGGGTATACAATTTCATATAACGAATGATGGACACTGAACAACTGTAGTGTCATATTCCTCAGAGtaacgaaatataccaaaggggcATACAAACTCCTAAGtcacaataaactgacaatgccatgtcaacaaaatgaaaaagacaaacagacaaaaaacagCATCtgaaacacaacatagaataaaattgagaattgggaaatggggaatgtgccaaagagataACAATCCCACAAacgagcagacaacagccgaaagccaccaatgggtcctCAATACATCATGCTTCAGCTGGGCCCTTAACAAAAATCTttattagttcagtgataatagacatcatactaaactccgaaatatataaaagaaactaaaattcaaaagcatacaagactaacaaaggtcagaggctaaTGACTTAGAACAGGCGCAAGAATGCGGAGG from Mytilus trossulus isolate FHL-02 chromosome 8, PNRI_Mtr1.1.1.hap1, whole genome shotgun sequence includes the following:
- the LOC134681209 gene encoding uncharacterized protein LOC134681209, which translates into the protein MFLDASGVCNTISVSMTPPVCNLGEEIEDTRHFKFPTLPSPEYRENDPWLPFSTQTVSLTPSVMVSEGPISMETQCQSPDWGDTHTFPLFNFSGKTVGKGCSSVPYDKIVKLEKRMRCKTKKTNEGTTLLEELKKIQGKIEDNLKEASRLTDQIEKAVIGKKVTFSNLRTM